In Paraflavitalea devenefica, the genomic window ATGGTCCTGAATAAACCATTGGTCACATAACCATAGAAAGCGCCCACGGGCAATCCTTGTTTGGTAAGGGTTACTACCGGATCATTACCGGAATAGTCTGTTTTAACGCGGCCTGTAATGGCTGCATCGGGTGTATTGAGGCGGTTGAGGATATTTTTGTAATGGCTGAAAGTGACGGTGGTTTTCCAGTTCAGGTCTTTGGTCTGGATATTATAGGTAGTTAAGGATATATCAATACCGGTATTGACCATTTCACCGTCATTGGCAATGGGTGTCCAGATATCATTCCAGTTGTTGGGGTTGGTTTGTTCACCCAGGCCGGAGAAGTCGCCCAGTTGGGTAGCCAGCAACATGTCGGTAGTGACCTTGCGGTACACGTCAACAGTGAGGTCAACCCGCCTGTTGAATAAAGTGGCATCCACACCGGCATTATAGGTGATCACAGATTCCCAGCCGAGGTCGGGGTTGCCCACGTTGCGGGGAATACCACCGGGACCGAAGGGGCCTTCCGTGAGCAGGCGGATATTGGTCGTATAGGAGTTGGCAGCTACGTTCTGGTTGCCTACAGCGCCAGCCCCTACACGCAGTTTGAGGTAGTTAAGCCATTTGACATCCTGCAGGAATGATTCATTGCTGGCCGTCCAGGATATGGAGGCAGCGGGGAAGTAACCTACGCGGTTGTTCTCACCGAAAGCAGAAGAAGCATCCCGGCGTATAGAAGCGCTGAGGGCATATTTTTCATCGTAGGTATAATTCAACCGGGCGAAGTAAGACTCCATGCTCCACTCGCCTGTTCCCGCGCCGATCTGTTCTCCGGAACCATTACCACCGGCGCCGGCAGCAAGCGATGGCAGGTTTAAGGTAAGGTTGGTGCGGTAAGCCTGTATGTTATCCCATTTAGAGTATTGCGCTTCATGGCCTGCTGTGGCATTGACCTGGTGCCTGCCAAAGCCGGTATTGTAAGTGAGATAGCTTTTCAGGGCCCAGTAATAGCTGTTGCCTCTTTCTTCGCGGAGGTGGCTGGGGCTCAGGATGATCTCTTTGGTAGCCTCGTTCTGTATAAAAGGCTGGTAGGCTTTGCTGCTGCTGAGGTTGAAATCATAGTTGACTTCATTGCGGAGCGTAAGTCCTTTCAGGATGGTAAGGTCGGCATAAAGGCTTCCGTATGCTTTGGACTGAATGGTCCTTACGTCCCGTAATTCAGCCAATGCAACAGGATTGCGTGAATTCCCAAAGGTATTACCACCAATGGTGGCCGTGGTGGCATAGGAACCATCGAAGTTGCGCACGAACGCTGCGGGGCTGTTGTAGAGCACTACGCTGGTCACCGCATCAAAACCATCAGTAAGGGCTATTTTCTGGTTGCTCCTGGAGAGGTTGGCGCTTACGCCGGCGCGCAGCCAGGTTTTTACCTGCTGATCGAGATTAAAGCGCAGTGCATAACGGTCAAAGGCAGAACCGATGATAATACCATCCTGTTTAAAATAGTTGCCGGAAAAATAGTAGTTGGTCTTTCCCTGCCCACCGGAGAAAGAAAGCTGGTGGTTCTGCATGAGGCCGGTACGATACATGGCATCCTGCCAGTCGGTGCCTTCGCCCAGCAGGTCGGGGTTCTTAAACTCACCAATACTATCCAGTCCATCACCGGCAGCCCTCACTTCATTGACGAGGGAATTACTGTAGCGGGCAAATTCCCGCAGGTTCATGATGGACAATTTTTTGGGTACGGATTGCCAGCCGTAATAAACATCGTAATTAATCTTCCCTTCGCCGGTTTTACCACGTTTTGTATTGATCAACACTACGCCATTGGCAGCCCTGGAACCATAGATGGCTTGCGCAGAAGCATCTTTCAGAATGTCGATGGATGCGATATCGTTGGGGTTCAGGCTGGCCAGCACACTCTGTCCTATCTGGCCCGAGCCCCCACCCAGCACGTTCTGTTCAAGACTGTTGATAGTACCACTCATGGGTACGCCATCAACCACATAAAGGGGATCGTTCCCGTTCACACTGGTAATACCGCGTACCCGTACGGATACGCCACCACCCGGTTGTCCGCCGTTGCTGGATACGGTCACCCCTGCTACCTTACCCTGGATGGCCTGGTCGGCGCCGGCCACTGGTATGTTTTTCAGGTCACGTTCTGTAACAGAAGAGATGGAAGAGGTTACATTGGCGCGTTTGGCAGTTCCGTAACCAATGACCACTACTTCATTGAGCTTTGAATCGGCCACGTTGAGGGTGGCCAGTACATTGGTCTTACCCTCGATGGAGATTTCCTGCGGGTTCATGCCCACATAGGTAACCACCAGTGTTTTGGCGTTGGCAGGAACGTTCATTTTAAAAGCGCCATTACCATCTGTAGTGGCGGAGATCTTGTCCCCTTTTACCCGTACCGTGGCATTCACGAGCGGCGCGCCATGCTGGTCGGAGATGATGCCGGTAATTGTTTTTTGTTGTGCAAAGGAGAAGGAGAAGGTGGATATGCATAGTAGTAGACATAGCAGTATCCGGGTGAATACTTTTTTTCTCATACAGCAAGTAAATTTGACCCAAATGTATTTTCACAATGAATATATGACAAGTACTTTTTTATCCATTTTCAATATTTTTTATAGCAAACAAGTATCACAACAAAGCTCTTAATCAACTAATACACGCTACTGTATTGCATTTCAGTGAATATTAAAACAATCTTAATAAATGATACTTTATTTACAATTCTTTGTATAAATTTGATGTATCACCAATATATACTCACCGCTATATGAGCAAAGCAGTAAAGAATGATATCCTGCGGGAGATCACTCCCCTTACGCAGAGCGACTGTTTCACCCTGTTTTCCCGGGTAAAAACGGAGTTTGATTTCCCCCTGCATTATCACGAGGAGTTTGAGCTGAATTTTATCGAGAACGCAAAGCAGGCACAACGCATGATCGGCGATCATATAGAAGAGATAGATGATATTGAGCTGGTGCTGGTAGGGCCCAATCTGCAACATGCCTGGTTTACGCATAAATGCAAGGACAAGGAGATCCGGGAGATCACGATACAATTCCACAAGGACCTGTTTGATGATAAGTTCCTCCGGCGCAATCAACTGAATTTTATCCGTACGATGTTTGAGAAATCAGTACGGGGCATTTTGTTTTCCAAAGATACCGCCCAGCAGGTAGCGCCACGTATTATTGAACTGAACCGCAAGCATGGCTTTGATTCAGTGCTGGAACTGATGTCTATCCTGCACGACCTTTCCACTTCCCGCAATATGCGCATCCTCTCCGACTCTTCGTTTAATACGACTGAACCATTCAGTTATAACAGCCGGCGTATTGAGAAGACGTTTGAGTATATGAACCAGAATTTTGATAAGCCCATTGCCCTGGGCGAGGTATCAAAACTGGCCAATATGTCGGAAGTAGCTTTCAGCCGTTTTTTCAAACAGCGCACAGGCAATACATTTATTGACAGCCTGACAGAGATCAGGCTGGGACATGCCTCCCGCATGCTGATCGATACGACCCAATCAGTAGCCGAGATTGCCTATCATTGCGGCTTTAATAACATCTCCAATTTCAACCGCATTTTCCGGAAGAAAAAGAGCTGTACGCCCCGGGAGTTCAGGGAGAGTTTTTCGGGGAGGAGGATTTTTATTTAAGGCAACGAGTTGAATACACGTTTGCTTCGATTTACTTTTGCTTCAATCCCTAATGCAGGGGTGCGTTCATTCTTCTACAAACTGGCGCCCTTTTTCTCAATTTTTTTGAATCGAAAGACAGAAGCCTACCTTTGGTTTGCGGGTTATCCCTAAAGTAATTATGGAAATGAAACTTAAGCCGTTCACAATTGCTATGCATGCCTTGGTCTGGGTGTTGCTGCTGGTCATTCCTTATGTTACAACCGACCAGGTTTTCAATTCGTTAGACCCTGCATCTGACACAAAATATCTTTTACTCTGTTTTGTTTTAAGCAGCGTATTGTTAATAATTTTTTACTTCAATTACTTTTTTCTTATTCCTAAGTTTCTGCTTACAAAAAAATACTGGCTCTATTTTTCGTCTCTGTTGCTGGCAATAGCATCCGTACTTTTACTTTCAGGGGTCATATTTATCTTTTCCGATTTCAACCCTGAAACATTAGGCAGGACAAATCCGGCTATTGAAAAAATCATTCCCGTAATCATCATCAATGCCCTTTTGTTGTGGCTCTTATCTATTGCATCATCTATTCTATGGGCAGCTTACAACAGGCTGAAGCAAACCGAAAGCGAAAAGCTTTCGGCACAAATTGCTTC contains:
- a CDS encoding SusC/RagA family TonB-linked outer membrane protein; the protein is MRKKVFTRILLCLLLCISTFSFSFAQQKTITGIISDQHGAPLVNATVRVKGDKISATTDGNGAFKMNVPANAKTLVVTYVGMNPQEISIEGKTNVLATLNVADSKLNEVVVIGYGTAKRANVTSSISSVTERDLKNIPVAGADQAIQGKVAGVTVSSNGGQPGGGVSVRVRGITSVNGNDPLYVVDGVPMSGTINSLEQNVLGGGSGQIGQSVLASLNPNDIASIDILKDASAQAIYGSRAANGVVLINTKRGKTGEGKINYDVYYGWQSVPKKLSIMNLREFARYSNSLVNEVRAAGDGLDSIGEFKNPDLLGEGTDWQDAMYRTGLMQNHQLSFSGGQGKTNYYFSGNYFKQDGIIIGSAFDRYALRFNLDQQVKTWLRAGVSANLSRSNQKIALTDGFDAVTSVVLYNSPAAFVRNFDGSYATTATIGGNTFGNSRNPVALAELRDVRTIQSKAYGSLYADLTILKGLTLRNEVNYDFNLSSSKAYQPFIQNEATKEIILSPSHLREERGNSYYWALKSYLTYNTGFGRHQVNATAGHEAQYSKWDNIQAYRTNLTLNLPSLAAGAGGNGSGEQIGAGTGEWSMESYFARLNYTYDEKYALSASIRRDASSAFGENNRVGYFPAASISWTASNESFLQDVKWLNYLKLRVGAGAVGNQNVAANSYTTNIRLLTEGPFGPGGIPRNVGNPDLGWESVITYNAGVDATLFNRRVDLTVDVYRKVTTDMLLATQLGDFSGLGEQTNPNNWNDIWTPIANDGEMVNTGIDISLTTYNIQTKDLNWKTTVTFSHYKNILNRLNTPDAAITGRVKTDYSGNDPVVTLTKQGLPVGAFYGYVTNGLFRTMDQLNNGTNWGLPVGMKTYWLGDVMYKDLDGNKIIDDKDVEFIGNPNPKFTVGFNNTLSYKNFDLNVFLYGSVGAKIYNIVRRHTESLTNPWNNQSTDVLNRYTADNTNGVLPRYNPWHNNNFRVSDRFVENGSFLRIQTLSLGYNLPKNLIGKARIASARLYVSAQNVYTFTGYSGYDPDLGSLNNNVTRMNIDDGHYPNPRTITIGANIEF
- a CDS encoding helix-turn-helix domain-containing protein → MSKAVKNDILREITPLTQSDCFTLFSRVKTEFDFPLHYHEEFELNFIENAKQAQRMIGDHIEEIDDIELVLVGPNLQHAWFTHKCKDKEIREITIQFHKDLFDDKFLRRNQLNFIRTMFEKSVRGILFSKDTAQQVAPRIIELNRKHGFDSVLELMSILHDLSTSRNMRILSDSSFNTTEPFSYNSRRIEKTFEYMNQNFDKPIALGEVSKLANMSEVAFSRFFKQRTGNTFIDSLTEIRLGHASRMLIDTTQSVAEIAYHCGFNNISNFNRIFRKKKSCTPREFRESFSGRRIFI